From a region of the Zingiber officinale cultivar Zhangliang chromosome 4B, Zo_v1.1, whole genome shotgun sequence genome:
- the LOC121978540 gene encoding polyamine oxidase 3-like yields the protein MGATWLHGVCNENPLASWIGRLGLPIYRTSGDNSVLYDHDLESYALFDGDGHQVPQDLVEKVGKVFETILEEANKLRYETNEDMSIAQAIKLVMERHSI from the exons ATGGGAGCAACCTG GTTGCATGGTGTCTGCAACGAGAATCCATTGGCATCTTGGATTGGAAGACTTGGTCTACCAATTTATCGAACTTCTGGTGACAATTCTGTCTTGTATGATCATGACTTGGAGAG CTACGCACTCTTTGATGGTGATGGACATCAAGTGCCTCAAGATCTAGTGGAAAAAGTTGGTAAGGTGTTTGAAACCATTCTGGAAGAG GCTAACAAACTCAGGTATGAAACAAATGAAGACATGTCTATAGCACAGGCTATTAAGCTAGTCATGGAGAGGCATTCAATATGA